A single window of Macrobrachium nipponense isolate FS-2020 chromosome 31, ASM1510439v2, whole genome shotgun sequence DNA harbors:
- the LOC135207047 gene encoding trigger factor-like isoform X1 has translation MKFAIVLLGLLAVIGGSYSIPADNASPDLQPAEVAAAAVEKSSTKDDSQASEEEDESEEEIDDDDDDEDDEDDDDEEEDDDDEEDDDDVHDEVTESQP, from the exons ATGAA ATTCGCCATTGTGCTGTTGGGTCTTCTGGCCGTGATTGGCGGATCTTATTCTATTCCTGCCGACAATGCTAGTCCAGATCTCCAGCCGGCAGAGGTTGCTGCTGCCGCAGTTGAGAAGAG cagCACAAAGGATGACTCGCAAGCCTCAGAGGAGGAAGATGAGAGTGAGGAGGAaatcgatgatgatgatgatgacgaagatgatgaagatgatgatgatgaggaggaggatgatgacgatgaagaagatgacgacgacgtTCACGATGAAGTTACTGAAAGCCAACCCTAG
- the LOC135207047 gene encoding trigger factor-like isoform X2, translating to MKFAIVLLGLLAVIGGSYSIPADNASPDLQPAEVAAAAVEKSTKDDSQASEEEDESEEEIDDDDDDEDDEDDDDEEEDDDDEEDDDDVHDEVTESQP from the exons ATGAA ATTCGCCATTGTGCTGTTGGGTCTTCTGGCCGTGATTGGCGGATCTTATTCTATTCCTGCCGACAATGCTAGTCCAGATCTCCAGCCGGCAGAGGTTGCTGCTGCCGCAGTTGAGAAGAG CACAAAGGATGACTCGCAAGCCTCAGAGGAGGAAGATGAGAGTGAGGAGGAaatcgatgatgatgatgatgacgaagatgatgaagatgatgatgatgaggaggaggatgatgacgatgaagaagatgacgacgacgtTCACGATGAAGTTACTGAAAGCCAACCCTAG
- the LOC135207048 gene encoding uncharacterized protein LOC135207048, producing the protein MRITLITVLLFALLGISSAWLWSNNKDAAPAKANHAVHKRQVDNVTDGEGADDGPEDDADDEDEDDDEDMDDDDEDEEDDGDEDHKEVPTTKK; encoded by the exons ATGAG GATCACCCTGATCACCGTCCTTCTCTTCGCCCTTCTTGGCATCTCCTCAGCCTGGTTGTGGTCCAACAACAAGGACGCTGCCCCAGCCAAGGCCAATCACGCCGTCCACAAGAG GCAAGTAGACAATGTCACTGATGGTGAAGGAGCTGACGATGGCCCAGAAGATGACGCAGATGATGAGGATGAGGACGATGATGAGgatatggatgatgatgatgaggacgaggaagatgatggagatgaAGACCATAAGGAAGTTCCCACCACAAAGAAGTGA